From the Chlamydia ibidis 10-1398/6 genome, the window TTTTTATGAAAACTTGCTTTACTTGATGTAGAGCGGTTTTATGGTTCAAGGCTCGGTAGTTATTTGCGGGCGTGTGTTCTTGGGTTAGAGACATAGGCTTTCTATCAAGATTTTTGAGTTTAGGAGAACGTAATGACAATTTTGTTTTTTGGATTTTTAACCCTTTTTACTTTCCTCTGTGTTGTTCTTTGTGGACTCATCTTGATTCAAGAGAGCAAGAGCATGGGATTAGGTTCTTCCTTTGGAGTGGATTCTGGGGATTCTGTTTTTGGTGTATCAACTCCAGATATTCTCAAAAAGATAACCGCATGGCTTGCTGTTGCTTTTTGTATTAGTTGTCTACTTCTTTCCTTTGCAACCACTTACTTAGGGGAAAGGTCTTTAGAGACAGAAACGGCGGTGCATTCAGAGGATCATACATTTTCAGCTCCTGATCCAATGGAGGGGAAGGTAGCGGAATAGAGTTGTTCTTATTCTAAGCGTACTCGTTATAGAGAAGCAGCTCTTTTATCTACGCTTTTTTAAAGCGCCTTCGTAGTCTGTTTCCATTTATTCTTAATTTAGATCTCCCTTATTTTTCGGAAACCATGCAGTTTATAACTTTTGTTTGGGGTTAAAATGAAAAAGAAAAT encodes:
- the secG gene encoding preprotein translocase subunit SecG; protein product: MTILFFGFLTLFTFLCVVLCGLILIQESKSMGLGSSFGVDSGDSVFGVSTPDILKKITAWLAVAFCISCLLLSFATTYLGERSLETETAVHSEDHTFSAPDPMEGKVAE